A DNA window from Ignavibacteriales bacterium contains the following coding sequences:
- a CDS encoding carboxypeptidase regulatory-like domain-containing protein has product MKKLTTYFVLIMSLIVISYSVNAQSVLPPPANLTVEQQGAIAKLTWNSAQGASWYKIYKSVDSLPYVLLATIHQTNYSDPSVSYEKIYKYYVTASNYIGESLPSNDVIFKLDAQPPSPIRGFIKGKIVDDSSGFSICGVRLRFYKPDGFLYFREARTDSLGDYSIHIDTGSYYIYASKWTYQSEWFDNVADRENATLVHVAHKDTSIADFGLKKIVPALPPRLVSISGTVTDSITGNPIKDAFVVIMRSTRQINLIQNQEGHLFGNRNETFMIPGFGTLIGVMRVVRTTDEGSYTAWVPDSLNYIMLSFKLGYVPEFYNNKLTPYDADRIFAASNMTGLNFDLVSNPDAQNSVSGQVKSLAGEGVFSKVVLFEKTPIGIFPLRCGITDTNGNYSFGYLYSGYYYTKAYPYSAFAPAWYSADSCGIGCWVNADSFLVDGNTTGADICVQPITITGFACISGSVNESGSGTEIQGATVYAVSPLSNTIIGYDITEQDGSFEIQNLPPGLYQMVVDKEGYTANEFTVYSVDAVNNFRVTEADISISNFTLEVPGTDNNMPVNYRLSQNYPNPFNPVTNIEFSIANSQLTILKVFDMLGREVVTLVNEVKQSGVYTLNWDASVYPSGVYYYRLQSGGFMETKKLILMK; this is encoded by the coding sequence ATGAAAAAACTAACTACATACTTTGTACTGATTATGTCTCTGATCGTGATATCATATTCGGTGAATGCTCAATCTGTCCTTCCTCCGCCCGCAAATTTGACCGTTGAACAACAGGGAGCAATTGCTAAGCTGACATGGAACTCAGCGCAAGGTGCTTCGTGGTACAAAATTTATAAATCGGTCGATTCATTGCCTTATGTTTTATTGGCTACAATTCACCAGACGAATTATTCTGATCCGTCTGTGAGTTATGAAAAAATATATAAATACTATGTTACCGCATCCAATTACATCGGCGAAAGTTTACCAAGTAACGATGTAATTTTTAAACTTGATGCGCAACCGCCATCGCCGATTAGGGGATTCATTAAAGGAAAAATTGTCGATGATAGTTCCGGTTTTTCGATATGTGGTGTTCGACTTCGTTTTTACAAACCTGATGGTTTTCTCTATTTTCGAGAAGCAAGAACAGATTCGCTTGGCGACTATTCCATTCACATTGATACCGGCTCATACTATATATATGCTTCGAAATGGACATACCAATCTGAATGGTTCGACAATGTCGCAGATCGAGAAAATGCTACGTTAGTTCATGTTGCACACAAAGATACCAGCATCGCCGATTTCGGATTAAAAAAGATTGTTCCAGCATTACCACCCCGGTTAGTATCAATTAGTGGCACAGTTACCGATAGCATAACAGGTAATCCTATTAAAGATGCTTTCGTGGTTATCATGCGTTCGACAAGGCAAATTAACTTAATCCAGAATCAGGAAGGTCATCTTTTTGGAAATCGGAACGAAACGTTCATGATTCCGGGTTTTGGGACGCTTATCGGCGTTATGCGGGTGGTGAGAACTACAGACGAAGGTTCATATACCGCGTGGGTGCCCGACAGCTTAAATTATATCATGCTCTCTTTTAAACTTGGATATGTTCCGGAATTCTATAACAACAAACTCACACCATACGATGCCGACCGGATTTTTGCGGCATCCAACATGACCGGTTTGAATTTCGATTTAGTTAGTAATCCGGATGCTCAGAATTCGGTCTCAGGTCAGGTGAAAAGTCTTGCTGGTGAGGGAGTTTTCTCTAAGGTTGTACTTTTTGAAAAAACACCGATCGGAATTTTTCCATTGCGTTGTGGCATAACCGACACAAATGGAAACTATTCTTTCGGTTATTTATATAGTGGCTATTATTACACTAAAGCATATCCATACTCTGCATTCGCACCGGCGTGGTATTCTGCAGACAGTTGCGGAATCGGGTGCTGGGTCAATGCCGATAGTTTCTTGGTGGATGGTAACACGACCGGCGCCGATATATGCGTTCAACCTATAACCATCACCGGTTTTGCATGTATCAGTGGAAGTGTTAACGAATCCGGCAGTGGAACGGAAATTCAAGGCGCAACGGTTTATGCCGTCTCGCCTCTCTCAAATACCATTATTGGTTATGATATAACAGAACAGGATGGTAGTTTTGAAATACAAAATCTACCGCCGGGACTATATCAGATGGTGGTTGATAAAGAAGGATATACCGCCAATGAATTCACTGTCTATTCGGTTGATGCAGTTAATAATTTCAGAGTCACCGAAGCAGATATAAGCATATCGAATTTTACACTCGAAGTGCCGGGAACAGATAACAATATGCCGGTTAATTATCGACTAAGTCAGAATTATCCAAATCCGTTTAATCCTGTAACTAATATAGAGTTTTCGATTGCTAACTCTCAATTGACAATTCTGAAAGTGTTTGATATGCTGGGCAGAGAAGTAGTGACGCTGGTAAATGAAGTGAAGCAGTCCGGTGTTTACACACTAAACTGGGATGCAAGTGTTTATCCAAGTGGCGTTTATTATTATCGATTGCAATCCGGCGGTTTTATGGAAACGAAGAAATTAATTTTAATGAAATAA